In Cryptomeria japonica chromosome 10, Sugi_1.0, whole genome shotgun sequence, a genomic segment contains:
- the LOC131029972 gene encoding early nodulin-like protein 18, giving the protein MGHSLAQAPAGSPAKSSAATPIRSPVPTPAKTPTSSASPAPSPVASFPAIAPSSAPSSPAGAPTTDSFSPAPSVQSPTPSSSDGTIPSAASATFVQKMSVFGAALLGGAAFLV; this is encoded by the coding sequence ATGGGGCATTCTCTTGCGCAGGCTCCAGCGGGCTCTCCGGCAAAGTCATCGGCGGCAACACCCATAAGGTCGCCGGTTCCAACCCCAGCGAAAACACCCACTTCATCTGCATCTCCAGCGCCCTCGCCTGTGGCTTCGTTCCCTGCTATTGCACCTTCTTCTGCCCCTTCTTCCCCAGCCGGAGCTCCCACAACAGATTCTTTTTCCCCTGCTCCCTCTGTTCAATCCCCAACCCCATCATCTTCAGATGGCACCATTCCTTCTGCCGCCTCTGCTACCTTCGTTCAGAAAATGAGCGTCTTTGGAGCTGCTTTGCTCGGAGGTGCCGCTTTTCTTGTGTAA